Proteins encoded together in one Benincasa hispida cultivar B227 chromosome 1, ASM972705v1, whole genome shotgun sequence window:
- the LOC120071259 gene encoding glutathione S-transferase zeta class-like isoform X2, producing MDFEPHALKSSDDSLTSSKLILYSFWRSSCSWRVRFALNLKGLSYEYRAINLGKGEQLSPDFERLNPLKYVPVLVDGPVVVSDSYAILLYLEEKYPQKALLPADLRLKSLNLQVASIVSSSIQPVIMMGLLKTIGEKFGPEEQLPWAQSNLEKGLNALEKLLKDCSGHYALGDEVQMADVFLAPQISNAIENFHIDMSKFPTLARIYVSYKKLPEFQASSPERQPDALH from the exons ATGGACTTCGAACCTCACGCTCTG AAAAGCTCCGACGATTCGTTAACGTCATCGAAGCTGATTCTTTATTCTTTCTGGCGGAGCTCCTGCTCGTGGCGTGTTCGCTTTGCGTTGAACCTCAAAG GGCTTTCTTACGAGTACAGAGCAATAAACCTTGGGAAAGGAGAACAATTAAGTCCAG ATTTTGAGCGCCTAAATCCTCTTAAGTATGTTCCTGTATTAGTAGATGGTCCGGTGGTAGTTTCAGATTCTTACGCGATTTTGCTG TATCTGGAAGAGAAATATCCACAGAAGGCGCTGCTGCCTGCTGATCTTCGTTTAAAATCTCTTAATCTGCAA GTGGCAAGTATCGTCAGCTCAAGTATACAACCTGTTATTATGATGGGATTGCTG aaAACTATCGGGGAAAAATTTGGTCCAGAAGAGCAGCTACCATGGGCTCAGTCCAATTTAGAAAAAGGTCTCAATG CTCTTGAGAAACTGCTGAAGGATTGTTCTGGCCATTATGCTTTAGGGGATGAAGTACAGATG GCTGATGTATTTTTGGCTCCCCAAATTTCAAATGCTATTGAGAACTTCCACATTGACATG TCTAAGTTTCCAACCTTAGCAAGGATTTATGTATCTTACAAGAAGTTACCAGAATTCCAAGCCTCGTCACCAGAAAGGCAGCCCGACGCCCTCCATTAG
- the LOC120090148 gene encoding transducin beta-like protein 2 → MDSALLIPVVSVILGALIVIIFFGSYFRKRRSEVQTISHPELPSDPKKHQKPSQTKKSHSKPHSHSSDKDQNKKHHPLDLNTLKGHGDSVTGLCFSSDGSNLVTACADGVIRVFKLDDASSKSFKFLRINLPAGGHPTAVAFGDDATSIIVSSQGLSGSSLYMYEEEKPKASGETKQQAKLPLPEIKWEHHKVHDKKSVITLVSATASYGNADGSTIVASCSEGTDIRLWHAKTGKLVGDVDTNQLKNTMATLSPNGRFIAAAAFTADVKVWEVVYSKDGSVKEVLRVMQLKGHKSAVTWLCFTPNSEQIITASKDGSMRIWNINVRYHLDEDPKTLKVFPIPLHDSNGATLHYDRLNISPDGKILAATHGSTLQWLCVETGKILDTAEKAHDGDITWISWAPKPIPSGDKKVLVLATASVDKKVKLWAAPTLS, encoded by the exons ATGGATTCTGCTCTGCTAATTCCTGTTGTTTCAGTAATTCTCGGTGCCCTAATCGTCATTATCTTCTTCGGAAGTTACTTTCGCAAGCGAAGATCCGAAGTCCAAACCATTTCCCATCCGGAGCTTCCATCGGATCCGAAGAAGCACCAAAAGCCGTCTCAGACTAAGAAGTCTCACTCCAAACCTCACTCTCACTCCTCCGATAAG GATCAAAACAAGAAACATCACCCGTTGGATTTGAATACATTGAAAGGTCATGGAGATTCTGTGACTGGATTATGCTTCTCCTCAGACGGAAGTAATTTGGTGACCG CCTGTGCTGATGGCGTGATCAGGGTATTTAAGTTGGATGATGCATCAAGTAAAAGCTTCAA GTTCTTGCGAATTAATTTGCCTGCTGGAGGTCATCCAACTGCTGTCGCATTTGGTGATGATGCAACCTCTATCATTGTATCCTCACAAGGTCTGTCTGGTTCTTCCTTGTACAtgtatgaagaagaaaaacccaAAGCTTCAGGTGAAACTAAACAGCAAGCTAAGCTCCCTCTTCCTGAAATCAAGTGGGAACATCACAAGGTGCACGATAAAAAATCTGTTATAACCCTAGTAAGTGCAACTGCTAGTTATGGCAATGCCGATGGGAGTACAATTGTGGCTTCTTGTTCAGAAG GGACTGATATTAGACTCTGGCATGCAAAAACGGGGAAGCTGGTGGGTGATGTTGACactaatcaattaaaaaataccATGGCCACTTTGTCACCAAATGGGCGTTTTATTGCGGCAGCTGCTTTTACTGCAGATGTGAAG GTATGGGAGGTTGTTTACTCAAAGGATGGTTCAGTTAAGGAGGTTTTGAGAGTTATGCAGCTGAAAGGACACAAG AGTGCGGTAACCTGGTTATGTTTTACCCCAAACTCAGAGCAAATCATCACTGCATCAAAGGATGGTTCAATGAGAATATGGAATATTAATG TGAGGTATCACCTTGATGAGGATCCAAAAACTCTCAAGGTGTTTCCAATTCCATTACATGATTCAAATGGTGCTACATTGCATTATGATCGTCTCAATATATCCCCTGACGGAAAGATACTAGCAGCAACGCATGGTTCCACACTGCAGTGGTTATGTGTTGAAACTGGAAAGATTTTGGACACAGCTGAGAAAGCTCACGATG GTGACATCACATGGATTTCGTGGGCACCCAAGCCTATTCCATCAG GAGATAAAAAAGTATTGGTTTTGGCTACTGCGAGTGTGGACAAGAAAGTGAAACTATGGGCAGCACCGACACTTAGTTGA
- the LOC120071259 gene encoding glutathione S-transferase zeta class-like isoform X3: MDFEPHALKSSDDSLTSSKLILYSFWRSSCSWRVRFALNLKEMFPDCCLGLSYEYRAINLGKGEQLSPDFERLNPLKYVPVLVDGPVVVSDSYAILLYLEEKYPQKALLPADLRLKSLNLQVASIVSSSIQPVIMMGLLKTIGEKFGPEEQLPWAQSNLEKGLNALEKLLKDCSGHYALGDEVQMADVFLAPQISNAIENFHIDMCSLSFQP; the protein is encoded by the exons ATGGACTTCGAACCTCACGCTCTG AAAAGCTCCGACGATTCGTTAACGTCATCGAAGCTGATTCTTTATTCTTTCTGGCGGAGCTCCTGCTCGTGGCGTGTTCGCTTTGCGTTGAACCTCAAAG AAATGTTTCCCGACTGTTGCTTAGGGCTTTCTTACGAGTACAGAGCAATAAACCTTGGGAAAGGAGAACAATTAAGTCCAG ATTTTGAGCGCCTAAATCCTCTTAAGTATGTTCCTGTATTAGTAGATGGTCCGGTGGTAGTTTCAGATTCTTACGCGATTTTGCTG TATCTGGAAGAGAAATATCCACAGAAGGCGCTGCTGCCTGCTGATCTTCGTTTAAAATCTCTTAATCTGCAA GTGGCAAGTATCGTCAGCTCAAGTATACAACCTGTTATTATGATGGGATTGCTG aaAACTATCGGGGAAAAATTTGGTCCAGAAGAGCAGCTACCATGGGCTCAGTCCAATTTAGAAAAAGGTCTCAATG CTCTTGAGAAACTGCTGAAGGATTGTTCTGGCCATTATGCTTTAGGGGATGAAGTACAGATG GCTGATGTATTTTTGGCTCCCCAAATTTCAAATGCTATTGAGAACTTCCACATTGACATG TGCAGTCTAAGTTTCCAACCTTAG
- the LOC120071259 gene encoding glutathione S-transferase zeta class-like isoform X1 — protein sequence MDFEPHALKSSDDSLTSSKLILYSFWRSSCSWRVRFALNLKEMFPDCCLGLSYEYRAINLGKGEQLSPDFERLNPLKYVPVLVDGPVVVSDSYAILLYLEEKYPQKALLPADLRLKSLNLQVASIVSSSIQPVIMMGLLKTIGEKFGPEEQLPWAQSNLEKGLNALEKLLKDCSGHYALGDEVQMADVFLAPQISNAIENFHIDMSKFPTLARIYVSYKKLPEFQASSPERQPDALH from the exons ATGGACTTCGAACCTCACGCTCTG AAAAGCTCCGACGATTCGTTAACGTCATCGAAGCTGATTCTTTATTCTTTCTGGCGGAGCTCCTGCTCGTGGCGTGTTCGCTTTGCGTTGAACCTCAAAG AAATGTTTCCCGACTGTTGCTTAGGGCTTTCTTACGAGTACAGAGCAATAAACCTTGGGAAAGGAGAACAATTAAGTCCAG ATTTTGAGCGCCTAAATCCTCTTAAGTATGTTCCTGTATTAGTAGATGGTCCGGTGGTAGTTTCAGATTCTTACGCGATTTTGCTG TATCTGGAAGAGAAATATCCACAGAAGGCGCTGCTGCCTGCTGATCTTCGTTTAAAATCTCTTAATCTGCAA GTGGCAAGTATCGTCAGCTCAAGTATACAACCTGTTATTATGATGGGATTGCTG aaAACTATCGGGGAAAAATTTGGTCCAGAAGAGCAGCTACCATGGGCTCAGTCCAATTTAGAAAAAGGTCTCAATG CTCTTGAGAAACTGCTGAAGGATTGTTCTGGCCATTATGCTTTAGGGGATGAAGTACAGATG GCTGATGTATTTTTGGCTCCCCAAATTTCAAATGCTATTGAGAACTTCCACATTGACATG TCTAAGTTTCCAACCTTAGCAAGGATTTATGTATCTTACAAGAAGTTACCAGAATTCCAAGCCTCGTCACCAGAAAGGCAGCCCGACGCCCTCCATTAG